GCGAACTATACTTGACACAATCAGTCGTTACTGAGCTCTGCTTTTTCCTTTTTTTGCATTGACCTATGGAATCTCTTTCCTCGATATCGCTTCACTCCCGCCGCCATCACCTCCGCCATCATATATCTTAATGTCTGCGGCTCCAATACTTCGGCTTTATCTCCAAAAGAAAGAACCCAACGAAGTACTGACCGCATTCCGCCCGCGCGAGCGGTAAAAAGAACGGTCCCTTCCGGCTCTTCTATAAGCTGTTGCGAAGGATGAAAAGTTGTTTCTCTGATAAAACGAGCCGCTTCCCCAAAAAATCGAACTTTAAAATAAAACTCTTCCCCCCGTTCCATCTGCCAGGCTGCACCCATGTATTTTTCAAAGTCAAAATCAGTTGGAAGAGCAAACTTTTCCGAAGTTAAACTAAAACAACGAATACGGTCGACACGAAAAACACGAACCTTGTCCCGATGGTGACAATAACCGACCAAATACCAAAATCCATCTTTAAAAACCAGTTTATACGGGTTAACTTTTCGCGTCGTCACGGTATCCCGAGAGAAACTGTAGTAATCTATTTCTAGGATTTTTTGTTCTTGAATGGCTGTATTGATTGCTTTAAAAAGCGGCCCTTTATTCGAATAATCCGCCGCAGGTGTTATATCGATCTCGACCCGTTCTTCGATGCTCCCTAACTTGTTCCGCAGTCCTTTCGGTAGACGGTTCATCAATTTTTCCAGAGCCTGGCAGGATGTCTCCAGCAACCCGTTCTGTTGTTCAATCAGCTTAAGCCCATAGATTAAAGCCATCGCTTCTTCCAGCGTAAAAGAGATATCTTTCAAAACCGAACCCTTAAGGATTCGATAACCGCGTTCGTTATAAATGGGGACACCGCCTTCTTCTAACGTTCTTAGATCTCGGTAGCATTGCCTGATGCTCACGCCGCACCTTTCAGCAAGTTCTGACGCCGATAGTCCAGGTACAGCCTGTATAATAAAGAACATCTCCAAAAGCCTGGAAAGGCGGTCCTTCCGCGACAACCATTTTCCCTCCTTGGAATTAATAATTAACATAATGTTTACTTCTCTATGTCCTTTGCAAATCCTGCCATTTAGGGGAAAAGATGTGGATTCTATTAATTTTAGACATTTTATTAGATTTGTGCCAAACAAAAAAAGCGTTGCAAAACAATCAAAGCAGTTTTACAACGCTCTCATTGTTTATATGACGCCAAACAGCAAAAACAGCGAAACGGATAGTACAACCCCCGAAGTAAATTGAAATAGTGATTACTCCATCCGGATCTCAACCCGCTTGGTTGTACCGGGGATTCTAAACATAATCCCGCCATCCTCTTTGGCGAAAGCCACTTCGTGGCCATCGGCGTTGACCGCGGTCGCCGCGATCCCCCTTACCTTGAGCAGAAAGCTCTGGTACGACCGTTCGTACCCGGCGGCCGTCTTTTCCAGGTCGAGCACAAGTTTATCTCCGGTCAGGCGCTGCGTAAAACGGTAGAGGTTGTACTCCCCGGCCCGGTAGTTGAAGGTCTCCCCGTCATCCTGGTAATGGGTGTAACTTCCTTCTCCCGGATAGAGATCCAGGATAAGCTCGGCAATTTCCCTTTCTCCCACATAATTCCGGACGGGGAAGTTGGGGAGGATACTCCCGGCCTTGACGTAAATGGGACAAACGGAAAGGGGTGTTTTCTTCAGGACATAGCCCGGCCCCCGGTGCCTTTCCCCGCTCCAGTAATCAACCCATTCGCCGGCGGGCAGGTAAACCGCCCGGCATCTTTGTCCCTGCTGCAGCACAGGAGCGACCAGCAGACAATCGCCCACCATAAACTGGTCATTTAGTTCATAGGTTTCTTCGTCATCCTGATAGCTCAGGAATAAGGGGCGCATCAGCGGAAGACCGGTTTTTTCGCCCTCCCACATCAAATCGTAGAGGTAGGGCAGGAACGTATACCGTAAGTTAATATACTGCCGGCAAATCTCCTCCACTTCAGCCCCGAAGGCCCAGGGTTCCTGATCCCGGGTATACATGTTGCTGTGGTTGCGGAAAAGCGGGAAAAAGGCGCCCAACTGCACCCAGCGGGCCAGTAATTCTCCGTTGCAATCAAAACTAAACCCGCCCACGTCGGTGCCGCAGAAGGAGATCCCGCTCAGTCCCAAGTTGAGCAGCATGGGCACGGCCATGCGCAGATGCTCCCAATGGCTGCAGTTGTCGCCGGTCCAAACCGTGGAGTACTTTTGCGTTCCCGCGTAACAAGCGCGGGTAATGACAAAGGGCCGTTTCCCGGTCAGCGTTTTCAGCCCGTTATAGGTGGCTTTGGCCATCAGGTGGCCGTAGACGTTATGCATCTCGGCGTGGGTGGCCGGCGAACCGTCATTGTTAAAGGTGACATCATCCGGAATCGGGCCGTCAAAACTGGCCGGTTCATTCATGTCATTCCAAATGCCGGCCACCCCTTGCTCCGTCAGTAACCGGTGCTTCTGTCCCCACCATTCCCGTACTTTGGCGTTGGAAAAGTCCGGATAGACAACCTCTCCCGGCCATACTCTGTTCACATAAGGAATCCCGTCTTTGTCTTTGATATAATAATCATTCTTCAATCCTTCGTCATAAACCGGATACCCTTTTTCCTTCTTGACACCGGGGTCAATGATGGTCACGACCTTAAAACCCATCGCTTGCAACTTCGCCACCCCGGCGCTGAAGTCGGCAAACCGCTCCCGGTCCCAGGTGAAGATCCGATAACCGTCCATGTACTCGATATCCAGATACAAGACATCACAGGGGATCTTCTTCTCCCGGAAAGCCGTCGCCACTTCCTGCACCCGCTGCCAACTGTCGTAACTGTGGCGGCTCTGATGGTAGCCAAGCGCCCAAAGCTGGGGTAACGGCGTCGTCCCGGTCAGGTATGTA
The window above is part of the Capillibacterium thermochitinicola genome. Proteins encoded here:
- a CDS encoding helix-turn-helix transcriptional regulator, which encodes MSRKDRLSRLLEMFFIIQAVPGLSASELAERCGVSIRQCYRDLRTLEEGGVPIYNERGYRILKGSVLKDISFTLEEAMALIYGLKLIEQQNGLLETSCQALEKLMNRLPKGLRNKLGSIEERVEIDITPAADYSNKGPLFKAINTAIQEQKILEIDYYSFSRDTVTTRKVNPYKLVFKDGFWYLVGYCHHRDKVRVFRVDRIRCFSLTSEKFALPTDFDFEKYMGAAWQMERGEEFYFKVRFFGEAARFIRETTFHPSQQLIEEPEGTVLFTARAGGMRSVLRWVLSFGDKAEVLEPQTLRYMMAEVMAAGVKRYRGKRFHRSMQKKEKAELSND
- a CDS encoding glycoside hydrolase family 31 protein, with translation MYGKITGYHVDNNKVRIDYGRISATVEAITPAIINIFLPLSGSKKPSHAIEGEKGVPVDLAVKQEADELVITTDQLAIRVGADFKVDFHTRAGQVICRDYRGKREAFVRRGKTSLIGEEGHQVVAHIGGNRVEVLKELIGDEYFYGLGETTGHLNKRGYQYQMWNTDDPSPHTESHEKLYKSIPFLLTLRKKLAYGLFFDNSYHSFFNLGKENGGYFYYGAKDGNLNYYFIYGPSVQQVLAGYTYLTGTTPLPQLWALGYHQSRHSYDSWQRVQEVATAFREKKIPCDVLYLDIEYMDGYRIFTWDRERFADFSAGVAKLQAMGFKVVTIIDPGVKKEKGYPVYDEGLKNDYYIKDKDGIPYVNRVWPGEVVYPDFSNAKVREWWGQKHRLLTEQGVAGIWNDMNEPASFDGPIPDDVTFNNDGSPATHAEMHNVYGHLMAKATYNGLKTLTGKRPFVITRACYAGTQKYSTVWTGDNCSHWEHLRMAVPMLLNLGLSGISFCGTDVGGFSFDCNGELLARWVQLGAFFPLFRNHSNMYTRDQEPWAFGAEVEEICRQYINLRYTFLPYLYDLMWEGEKTGLPLMRPLFLSYQDDEETYELNDQFMVGDCLLVAPVLQQGQRCRAVYLPAGEWVDYWSGERHRGPGYVLKKTPLSVCPIYVKAGSILPNFPVRNYVGEREIAELILDLYPGEGSYTHYQDDGETFNYRAGEYNLYRFTQRLTGDKLVLDLEKTAAGYERSYQSFLLKVRGIAATAVNADGHEVAFAKEDGGIMFRIPGTTKRVEIRME